From the Tribolium castaneum strain GA2 chromosome 2, icTriCast1.1, whole genome shotgun sequence genome, one window contains:
- the LOC656540 gene encoding uncharacterized protein LOC656540: protein MKSIIFVAILHCVYLASAESEPFQLPDSIKDLEIPDMDEFAVIKEKCDKEGGNGTYIKFKTTANSLSTCMSEFVSLSTLEAEVMESKKTGSMDEVFGKYCKKRSQLATCVQSFINNLRLCLNAEEQNALNITLNIVKELGEFACFKDGDRIAMFVAEGGVECIKSRTQGIQNCVNSTFKISPQSVNPNAIPNILIDKKKCDDLGKLQRCVVEELEKCKDSTPANIVDALFKFVKRSACSNKNKRSAMIHRILKRHVATVNHYFNSSELNSIFESTFREKCKNAPENGFKSVQESFKIAKKCIYDQTTEYPIFATPLEKFQEEFKKCTDDFAEKAKVCLPEKEKYFPEFYQKIFINFIEFLYNNQNTILRVSSRSELVNCFQNFKQHKAKSEMSKCFHSFESTSLEKDAVCTRITKTKSCVTGQLQKRCIRDVTVNQLVEDFFEVLLSPCDKSG from the exons atgaagtcAATAATATTTGTGGCAATACTTCACTGCGTTT ATTTAGCTTCTGCTGAAAGTGAACCTTTCCAACTACCCGACTCGATCAAGGACTTGGAAATACCAGACATGGACGAATTCGCCGTAATCAAGGAAAAGTGCGATAAAGAAGGAGGAAACGGGACTTATATCAAGTTCAAGACAACTGCAAACTCGCTTTCGACTTGCATGTCCGAATTCGTGTCCCTAAGTACGTTGGAGGCTGAGGTCATGGAGTCAAAAAAGACCGGCTCCATGGACGAAGTTTTCGGAAAATACTGCAAAAAGCGGTCGCAGTTGGCCACATGTGTGCAGAGCTTCATCAACAACCTTCGCCTCTGCCTCAATGCGGAAGAGCAAAATGCACTGAATATCACTCTAAATATCGTGAAGGAATTGGGCGAATTCGCCTGTTTTAAGGATGGGGACAGGATTGCTA TGTTCGTGGCCGAGGGCGGGGTCGAATGCATCAAAAGCCGCACTCAGGGAATTCAAAATTGTGTCAACTCCACGTTCAAAATCTCCCCGCAAAGCGTCAACCCCAACGCAATTCCCAACATATTGATCGATAAGAAGAAATGCGA CGATTTGGGTAAACTTCAGCGATGTGTTGTCGAAGAATTGGAAAAGTGCAAAGACAGCACCCCTGCTAATATCGTTGATGCACTTTTTAAGTTCGTCAAGCGTTCGGCGTGttctaataaaaacaaacggAGCGCGATGATCC ACCGCATTTTGAAAAGACACGTCGCAACGGTCAACCATTATTTTAATTCCTCGGAACTGAACAGCATATTCGAGTCCACATTTAGGGAAAAGTGCAAAAATGCCCCCGAAAACGGCTTTAAATCTGTCCAA gaaagtttcaaaattgccaaaaaatgCATCTACGATCAGACCACCGAGTATCCCATTTTTGCCACACCTTTGGAGAAGTTCCAGgaggaatttaaaaaatgcaccgACGATTTTGCCGAAAAGGCCAAAGTTTGTTTGccggaaaaagaaaaatatttccccGAATTTTACCAGAAAATCTTTATAAACTTTATCGAGTTTTTGTACAACAACCAAAACACAATTC tAAGGGTGTCGTCTAGGTCCGAGCTTGTTAACTGCTTCCAAAATTTCAAGCAACATAAAGCGAAGTCCGAAATGAGCAAATGTTTCCATTCGTTTGAATCCACCAGTTTGGAAAAAGACGCAGTTTGCAC GAGaataacaaaaaccaaaagttgTGTTACTGGACAATTACAAAAGAGGTGCATTCGCGATGTCACCGTCAATCAATTAGTCGAAGATTTCTTCGAGGTGTTGCTGAGTCCTTGTGATAAAAGTGGTTAA